One window from the genome of Sesamum indicum cultivar Zhongzhi No. 13 linkage group LG15, S_indicum_v1.0, whole genome shotgun sequence encodes:
- the LOC105178100 gene encoding UDP-glucuronate:xylan alpha-glucuronosyltransferase 1 isoform X1, with amino-acid sequence MWLALPAVTELTCVNRDDAYKRKLQRIKVRSVENSFNFATGGKNAKWKFQPLKLVLIILVLGVFFTFLSSPTVCYQNGTSHTVSRWIWGGSDPRYISDLDISWEEILRALNQLQDYDKIQGVGLLNFNKNEIHKWQHFIPNANHTVLHLDYADKNLTWESLYPEWIDEVQENEVPSCPSLPSIEVPRERLDLIAVKLPCRKEGNWSRDIARLHLQIAAANLAASCKGIYPVHVLFVTSCFPIPNLFTCKDLVAHEGKTWLYKPNLTALREKLCLPIGSCELALPLGGVERDYSRKRQREAYATILHSAYVYVCGAIVAAQSIRMSGSTRDLVILVDKSISDHHRNGLELAGWQVRTIERIRNPKAEKDAYNEWNYSKFRLWQLTDYDKIIFIDADMLILRNIDFLFVMPEISATGNSGPRFNSGVMVIEPSNCTFELLMHHINEIESYNGGDQGYLNEIFTWWHRIPRHMNFLKHFWIGDDEQVRQTKVHLFEAEPPILYVLHYLGNKPWVCFRDYDCNWNVDQLQEFASNVAHRTWWKVHDMMPEKLQGFCMLKTIQKAQLEWDRREAEKANYSDGHWRIRIRDERLIRCIDQDCSWQGMLRHWGENTPPASL; translated from the exons ATGTGGCTGGCCCTGCCAGCAGTAACTGAGCTTACATGTGTTAACAGAGACGACGCATACAAAAGAAAGCTGCAGAGGATCAAAGTGAGGAGTGTCGAGAATTCTTTTAACTTTGCTACTGGAGGCAAGAATGCTAAATGGAAGTTCCAACCCTTAAAACTTGTCCTGATTATCCTTGTTCTTGGTGTGTTTTTCacgtttctttcttctccaaCAGTTTGTTATCAAAACGGCACATCCCACACAGTTTCTCG GTGGATTTGGGGTGGATCAGATCCTCGATACATATCAGATTTAGACATCAGTTGGGAAGAAATTTTGAGAGCCTTGAATCAGTTACAAGACTATGACAAAATTCAAGGGGTCGGCCTTctcaatttcaacaaaaacGAAATCCATAAATGGCAACACTTTATTCCCAACGCCAATCACACCGTTCTCCATCTGGACTATGCTGATAAAAACCTGACATGGGAGTCCTTGTACCCAGAGTGGATCGATGAAGTCCAAGAAAATGAAGTTCCCAGCTGCCCTTCTCTTCCAAGCATTGAAGTTCCAAGAGAACGACTTGATCTCATCGCTGTCAAGCTTCCTTGCCGAAAAGAAGGCAACTGGTCAAGAGACATTGCTCGGCTGCATTTACAGATTGCTGCTGCTAATTTAGCCGCCTCTTGCAAAGGAATTTACCCTGTGCACGTTCTTTTTGTAACAAGCTGCTTTCCCATACCAAACTTGTTTACCTGCAAGGATTTGGTTGCACATGAAGGTAAAACGTGGTTGTATAAGCCAAATTTGACAGCATTGAGAGAAAAGCTTTGCCTCCCAATTGGATCCTGTGAACTTGCGCTTCCGCTTGGAGGTGTAG AAAGGGATTACTCAAGAAAGAGGCAAAGGGAGGCGTATGCCACGATCCTGCATTCAGCTTATGTTTACGTTTGTGGAGCCATAGTTGCCGCGCAGAGCATCAGAATGTCAGGGTCCACCAGGGACCTTGTCATTCTTGTTGATAAATCGATCAGCGACCACCATAGAAACGGGCTAGAATTGGCGGGTTGGCAAGTCAGGACTATAGAGAGAATAAGAAATCCAAAAGCTGAAAAAGATGCCTACAACGAATGGAACTACAGCAAGTTCAGATTATGGCAGCTGACAGATTATGATAAGATAATTTTCATCGATGCTGATATGCTTATCCTCCGAAACATTGATTTCCTGTTCGTTATGCCAGAGATCTCCGCCACAGGCAACAGTGGTCCGCGTTTCAACTCAGGAGTAATGGTGATAGAGCCATCAAACTGCACGTTCGAGCTTCTGATGCATCATATAAATGAGATAGAATCGTACAACGGTGGAGACCAGGGCTACTTGAACGAAATATTCACATGGTGGCACCGGATACCCCGGCACATGAATTTCCTCAAGCACTTCTGGATTGGTGACGATGAGCAAGTGAGGCAGACCAAAGTCCATCTCTTTGAGGCAGAACCGCCTATTCTTTACGTTCTTCACTACTTAGGCAACAAGCCTTGGGTATGCTTCAGGGACTACGACTGCAACTGGAACGTCGACCAGTTGCAAGAATTTGCAAGCAATGTTGCCCACAGGACATGGTGGAAAGTGCACGACATGATGCCGGAGAAACTCCAAGGTTTCTGCATGCTGAAAACTATACAGAAAGCACAGTTGGAGTGGGACAGAAGGGAAGCAGAGAAGGCCAACTATTCGGATGGGCATTGGAGGATCAGAATACGGGACGAGCGTCTCATACGGTGCATCGATCAGGACTGCAGCTGGCAAGGCATGTTGAGGCACTGGGGCGAGAACACCCCTCCAGCTAGTTTATGA
- the LOC105178100 gene encoding UDP-glucuronate:xylan alpha-glucuronosyltransferase 1 isoform X2, with protein sequence MDARQRTDDAYKRKLQRIKVRSVENSFNFATGGKNAKWKFQPLKLVLIILVLGVFFTFLSSPTVCYQNGTSHTVSRWIWGGSDPRYISDLDISWEEILRALNQLQDYDKIQGVGLLNFNKNEIHKWQHFIPNANHTVLHLDYADKNLTWESLYPEWIDEVQENEVPSCPSLPSIEVPRERLDLIAVKLPCRKEGNWSRDIARLHLQIAAANLAASCKGIYPVHVLFVTSCFPIPNLFTCKDLVAHEGKTWLYKPNLTALREKLCLPIGSCELALPLGGVERDYSRKRQREAYATILHSAYVYVCGAIVAAQSIRMSGSTRDLVILVDKSISDHHRNGLELAGWQVRTIERIRNPKAEKDAYNEWNYSKFRLWQLTDYDKIIFIDADMLILRNIDFLFVMPEISATGNSGPRFNSGVMVIEPSNCTFELLMHHINEIESYNGGDQGYLNEIFTWWHRIPRHMNFLKHFWIGDDEQVRQTKVHLFEAEPPILYVLHYLGNKPWVCFRDYDCNWNVDQLQEFASNVAHRTWWKVHDMMPEKLQGFCMLKTIQKAQLEWDRREAEKANYSDGHWRIRIRDERLIRCIDQDCSWQGMLRHWGENTPPASL encoded by the exons ATGGATGCAAGACAAAGAAC AGACGACGCATACAAAAGAAAGCTGCAGAGGATCAAAGTGAGGAGTGTCGAGAATTCTTTTAACTTTGCTACTGGAGGCAAGAATGCTAAATGGAAGTTCCAACCCTTAAAACTTGTCCTGATTATCCTTGTTCTTGGTGTGTTTTTCacgtttctttcttctccaaCAGTTTGTTATCAAAACGGCACATCCCACACAGTTTCTCG GTGGATTTGGGGTGGATCAGATCCTCGATACATATCAGATTTAGACATCAGTTGGGAAGAAATTTTGAGAGCCTTGAATCAGTTACAAGACTATGACAAAATTCAAGGGGTCGGCCTTctcaatttcaacaaaaacGAAATCCATAAATGGCAACACTTTATTCCCAACGCCAATCACACCGTTCTCCATCTGGACTATGCTGATAAAAACCTGACATGGGAGTCCTTGTACCCAGAGTGGATCGATGAAGTCCAAGAAAATGAAGTTCCCAGCTGCCCTTCTCTTCCAAGCATTGAAGTTCCAAGAGAACGACTTGATCTCATCGCTGTCAAGCTTCCTTGCCGAAAAGAAGGCAACTGGTCAAGAGACATTGCTCGGCTGCATTTACAGATTGCTGCTGCTAATTTAGCCGCCTCTTGCAAAGGAATTTACCCTGTGCACGTTCTTTTTGTAACAAGCTGCTTTCCCATACCAAACTTGTTTACCTGCAAGGATTTGGTTGCACATGAAGGTAAAACGTGGTTGTATAAGCCAAATTTGACAGCATTGAGAGAAAAGCTTTGCCTCCCAATTGGATCCTGTGAACTTGCGCTTCCGCTTGGAGGTGTAG AAAGGGATTACTCAAGAAAGAGGCAAAGGGAGGCGTATGCCACGATCCTGCATTCAGCTTATGTTTACGTTTGTGGAGCCATAGTTGCCGCGCAGAGCATCAGAATGTCAGGGTCCACCAGGGACCTTGTCATTCTTGTTGATAAATCGATCAGCGACCACCATAGAAACGGGCTAGAATTGGCGGGTTGGCAAGTCAGGACTATAGAGAGAATAAGAAATCCAAAAGCTGAAAAAGATGCCTACAACGAATGGAACTACAGCAAGTTCAGATTATGGCAGCTGACAGATTATGATAAGATAATTTTCATCGATGCTGATATGCTTATCCTCCGAAACATTGATTTCCTGTTCGTTATGCCAGAGATCTCCGCCACAGGCAACAGTGGTCCGCGTTTCAACTCAGGAGTAATGGTGATAGAGCCATCAAACTGCACGTTCGAGCTTCTGATGCATCATATAAATGAGATAGAATCGTACAACGGTGGAGACCAGGGCTACTTGAACGAAATATTCACATGGTGGCACCGGATACCCCGGCACATGAATTTCCTCAAGCACTTCTGGATTGGTGACGATGAGCAAGTGAGGCAGACCAAAGTCCATCTCTTTGAGGCAGAACCGCCTATTCTTTACGTTCTTCACTACTTAGGCAACAAGCCTTGGGTATGCTTCAGGGACTACGACTGCAACTGGAACGTCGACCAGTTGCAAGAATTTGCAAGCAATGTTGCCCACAGGACATGGTGGAAAGTGCACGACATGATGCCGGAGAAACTCCAAGGTTTCTGCATGCTGAAAACTATACAGAAAGCACAGTTGGAGTGGGACAGAAGGGAAGCAGAGAAGGCCAACTATTCGGATGGGCATTGGAGGATCAGAATACGGGACGAGCGTCTCATACGGTGCATCGATCAGGACTGCAGCTGGCAAGGCATGTTGAGGCACTGGGGCGAGAACACCCCTCCAGCTAGTTTATGA
- the LOC105178101 gene encoding uncharacterized protein LOC105178101: protein MTKFRKLNRPTGHRMSMLRTMVSQLVKHERIETTVAKAKEVRRLADNMVQLGKEGTLCAARQAAAFVRGDDVLHKLFTELAYRYKDRAGGYTRLLRTRIRVGDAAPMAYIEFIDRENELRQSKPPVPQPPQRAPLDPWTRSRLTRQFAPPKEEKESESDN from the exons ATGACGAAATTCAGGAAGCTTAATCGGCCGACGGGCCACCGAATGTCTATGCTCAG GACGATGGTGTCGCAGTTAGTGAAGCACGAACGGATCGAAACCACTGTGGCGAAG GCTAAGGAAGTCCGTAGGCTTGCTGATAATATGGTGCAGCTTGGAAAAGAG GGTACCCTTTGTGCTGCCAGACAAGCTGCTGCCTTTGTCCGTGGGGATGATGTACTTCACAAGCTATTTACAGAATTGGCCTATAGATACAA AGATAGGGCCGGTGGATACACGAGGTTGCTTCGAACACGTATTCGAGTTGGTGATGCTGCACCAATGGCTTATATTGA GTTTATAGATAGAGAAAATGAACTTAGGCAGTCCAAGCCACCAGTCCCCCAGCCACCACAGAGGGCACCCTTGGATCCCTGGACAAGATCTCGACTCACCAGACAATTCGCACCACCTAAAGAAGAGAAGGAATCTGAATCTGACAATTGA